A genomic region of Tissierella sp. contains the following coding sequences:
- a CDS encoding lactate utilization protein, with product MEYNKIQYLIQSLASRNIDGYFFETFEEAKSRVKELIPMNVSVGIGNSVTLKNMKISDELRDRGNIVYDKTLAKSKEESRDLKRKSLLTDWYITGTNAISLDGHLVNMDHSGNRVAAMLYGPNNVIIIIGINKITNTLEQAIYRVRNIASPKNAKRAGFNPPCVELGKCVDCRSPERVCNNLVIIEGQNDKDRIKVFIINENEGF from the coding sequence ATGGAATATAACAAAATTCAATATTTGATTCAAAGCTTAGCATCAAGAAATATTGATGGATACTTTTTTGAGACATTTGAGGAAGCAAAATCAAGAGTTAAAGAATTGATACCAATGAATGTTAGCGTTGGTATAGGAAATTCGGTAACATTGAAAAACATGAAAATTAGTGATGAATTAAGGGATAGAGGAAATATTGTATATGATAAGACATTAGCTAAAAGCAAAGAAGAAAGTAGAGACCTTAAAAGAAAATCATTATTAACTGATTGGTATATCACAGGAACAAATGCTATTTCATTAGATGGACACCTAGTCAATATGGATCATAGTGGTAATAGGGTAGCTGCAATGTTATATGGGCCTAATAATGTAATTATTATTATTGGCATCAATAAAATTACAAATACTTTAGAACAAGCAATATATAGAGTAAGAAATATTGCTTCGCCTAAAAATGCTAAAAGAGCAGGTTTTAATCCTCCATGTGTAGAGTTAGGAAAGTGTGTAGACTGCAGATCACCCGAAAGAGTATGCAATAATTTAGTAATTATAGAGGGGCAAAACGACAAGGATAGAATAAAGGTGTTTATCATAAATGAGAATGAAGGATTTTAG
- a CDS encoding NUDIX hydrolase, translating into MNNRIIRCSALILDKDREFLLLIQQKNKHGDLYWWIPGGGLEENETEEEGIRRELIEELGIDMEFDDFFILEDILPNRHYKKYYTWIGRIDKETKITIRNNDSNQIVGYKWFNIKDKTKYEAELYVEDIYLFIKKLNQVLNRS; encoded by the coding sequence ATGAATAATAGAATAATCAGGTGTAGTGCTTTAATTCTCGATAAGGATAGGGAATTCCTTTTACTAATCCAACAGAAAAACAAACATGGAGATTTGTATTGGTGGATTCCAGGGGGAGGATTAGAGGAAAATGAAACAGAAGAAGAAGGAATAAGAAGGGAATTAATTGAAGAATTAGGAATAGACATGGAATTTGATGATTTTTTTATTCTTGAAGATATTCTACCTAATAGACATTATAAAAAATATTACACATGGATAGGGAGAATAGATAAAGAAACTAAAATAACCATAAGGAATAATGATAGCAATCAAATAGTCGGATATAAATGGTTTAATATTAAAGATAAAACTAAATATGAAGCAGAATTATATGTAGAAGACATTTACCTATTTATCAAGAAGTTGAATCAAGTCTTAAATAGGTCTTAA
- a CDS encoding histidine phosphatase family protein gives MEILVVRHGQSVADLEDRHEGRADFELTELGCKQARHAAEWIKEHYEIDIILSSPLKRAAKTAAFIGQATNTKIIFDDELMEWNNGLLAGLHRWEANMKFPMPEGGRKPHDEFAESESYINFRARGEMFWSKFIHKYEKEENIRRICIVSHGGMINMLFRSFLMLPVNTDLSISTGDTGIHLWKINANERRIMFLNKQEHLLGI, from the coding sequence ATGGAAATATTAGTAGTGAGGCATGGACAGTCTGTTGCTGATTTGGAAGATAGGCATGAAGGGCGAGCTGATTTTGAGCTTACTGAACTAGGGTGTAAGCAAGCAAGACATGCGGCAGAATGGATAAAGGAGCATTATGAAATTGACATTATTTTAAGTAGTCCACTTAAAAGAGCAGCTAAAACAGCTGCATTTATAGGTCAAGCAACAAATACAAAGATAATTTTTGATGATGAATTAATGGAATGGAATAATGGCTTATTAGCTGGGTTACATCGTTGGGAAGCTAATATGAAATTTCCCATGCCAGAAGGTGGAAGAAAACCCCATGATGAGTTTGCTGAATCTGAATCATATATTAATTTTAGGGCTAGGGGAGAGATGTTTTGGTCAAAGTTTATACATAAATATGAAAAGGAAGAAAATATAAGAAGGATATGTATAGTATCCCATGGTGGAATGATAAATATGCTCTTTAGAAGTTTTTTAATGTTACCTGTAAATACTGATTTAAGTATAAGTACTGGTGATACAGGAATTCATTTATGGAAGATAAATGCTAATGAAAGAAGGATTATGTTTCTAAATAAACAGGAACATCTATTAGGAATATAA
- a CDS encoding PHP domain-containing protein, producing the protein MIQGDFQIDMHIHTAASDGTWTIEEVLDRIVKNNIKVFSITDHDTIENSIKILDIIPNDIYYIIGVEISCTYNGVEYHITAYDFDCNNTKLNNLLEFNRMQREEFNTRIIQYVNESDKIKDISDYHSYQYNRKRGGWKSLNYLLDKNIVKNMGEYFEIIKSNNEELYFKDPKEIIRTIKEAGGYSFLAHPSAYKKGDKLPLEILQEWRDYGISGIECFSPYLKNIEDADYYIKFCNENNLMISAGSDCHGEFSNRTLGIPKVNIDETKLNFIKTE; encoded by the coding sequence ATGATTCAAGGGGATTTTCAGATTGATATGCATATTCATACTGCAGCTTCCGATGGAACTTGGACTATTGAAGAAGTGTTAGATAGAATTGTAAAAAATAATATAAAAGTATTTTCTATTACAGACCATGATACTATTGAAAACAGTATAAAGATACTTGATATTATTCCGAATGATATTTATTACATCATTGGTGTGGAGATTTCATGTACATATAATGGTGTAGAATACCATATAACTGCATATGATTTTGATTGCAATAATACTAAGCTAAATAACTTACTTGAATTTAATCGAATGCAAAGAGAAGAATTTAATACTAGGATTATTCAATATGTAAATGAATCGGATAAGATAAAAGATATTAGTGACTATCATTCATATCAATACAATAGGAAAAGAGGAGGTTGGAAATCTTTGAATTACCTATTAGATAAGAATATAGTTAAAAATATGGGAGAATACTTTGAAATAATAAAATCAAATAATGAAGAATTATATTTTAAAGATCCTAAGGAAATAATCAGAACAATTAAAGAAGCAGGAGGATATTCATTTTTAGCACATCCTAGTGCTTATAAAAAGGGAGACAAGCTGCCATTAGAAATATTACAAGAATGGAGAGATTACGGAATTTCAGGTATTGAATGTTTTTCTCCATATTTAAAGAATATAGAAGATGCAGATTATTATATAAAGTTTTGCAATGAAAACAATTTAATGATTTCAGCTGGCTCTGATTGTCATGGCGAATTTAGCAACAGAACCCTAGGCATTCCGAAAGTTAATATAGATGAAACAAAATTAAATTTTATTAAAACAGAATAA
- a CDS encoding HIT family protein yields MRIYMKVGGIMEKDSCRFCGLANKLIPCNIVFEDENISCFLDIDPINKGHVLIVPKRHYVELVDVDGDTCNSISVASKIIYEAINEIYKPDGISIMQNGGIFNDVGHYHIHVFPRYKGDGFGWTYPKDDAVLDNYLTDTKERFTNCISEIRPSR; encoded by the coding sequence ATGAGGATATATATGAAAGTGGGTGGTATTATGGAAAAAGATTCATGTAGATTTTGTGGATTGGCAAATAAGCTTATTCCATGCAATATAGTATTTGAGGATGAAAATATAAGTTGTTTTCTAGATATTGATCCAATAAACAAGGGACATGTTCTAATTGTACCTAAGCGTCATTATGTAGAATTAGTTGATGTTGATGGTGATACCTGTAATTCAATTAGCGTAGCATCAAAGATAATTTATGAAGCTATAAATGAAATATATAAACCAGATGGTATATCAATTATGCAAAATGGTGGTATATTCAATGATGTTGGTCATTATCATATACATGTGTTTCCAAGATATAAAGGTGACGGGTTTGGGTGGACATATCCTAAAGATGACGCAGTTTTAGATAATTATCTTACTGACACAAAAGAGAGGTTTACAAATTGTATTTCTGAAATTCGGCCGTCAAGATAG
- a CDS encoding nucleotidyltransferase domain-containing protein, translating into MENKSENRAREIISIHLSRLEKELSNEVLSVILVGSLSNGSYTGNAGSDIDLIHILKDEASDDVRNKVRDIIEKTDLLTSYDLPIAKCIYRIGEMKRPFRNDFELSLENKDLIELPIEILRIKDSGITILGQDVVDSIDTPKREDIIYSKELSNRRNKEEREKFPERFIEYDKNIQNPSSRIVVQSVIVNAMMDYYFITGKSCSSKKEIGKLMRQHVKNYIFQELLDLCITYRYTPEEITLNQEKGMHEQYNLWCEIRKGKEIGDIQHLIAIEANNINGV; encoded by the coding sequence ATGGAGAATAAATCAGAAAACAGGGCAAGGGAAATCATCAGTATTCATCTTAGTAGATTAGAAAAAGAACTATCAAATGAAGTGTTATCAGTAATTCTGGTGGGTTCACTATCTAACGGCAGTTATACAGGAAATGCTGGAAGTGATATTGATTTAATTCATATCTTGAAAGATGAAGCATCTGATGATGTTAGAAATAAGGTAAGAGATATAATAGAGAAAACTGATTTGCTTACAAGTTATGATTTGCCGATTGCAAAGTGTATTTATAGGATTGGTGAAATGAAGAGACCATTTAGGAATGATTTTGAACTGAGTTTAGAAAATAAGGATTTAATAGAATTACCTATTGAAATTTTACGAATTAAAGATTCAGGGATTACTATCTTGGGACAGGATGTGGTAGATTCGATAGATACACCCAAGCGTGAAGATATTATATATTCAAAGGAGTTATCAAATAGGCGGAATAAAGAAGAGAGAGAAAAGTTTCCAGAAAGATTCATTGAGTATGATAAAAATATTCAGAATCCATCTAGTAGAATTGTAGTACAGAGTGTTATTGTTAATGCAATGATGGACTATTATTTTATAACTGGGAAAAGTTGCTCAAGTAAAAAAGAAATCGGAAAGCTAATGAGACAGCATGTTAAAAATTATATTTTTCAAGAACTTTTAGATTTATGTATTACTTATAGATACACTCCAGAGGAAATTACATTAAATCAGGAGAAGGGGATGCATGAACAATATAATTTATGGTGTGAAATAAGAAAGGGAAAGGAAATAGGAGATATTCAACATCTGATAGCTATTGAAGCAAACAATATAAATGGGGTATGA
- a CDS encoding DUF2164 domain-containing protein, translating into MNNRINFSKEIKEEMRNHIINYFLNERDEELGDLSSQLLLDFFIEELAPYVYNQGIEDAYICIKDKVEDLFALQIIRR; encoded by the coding sequence TTGAATAATAGAATAAATTTCAGTAAGGAAATTAAAGAGGAAATGAGAAACCATATAATAAATTACTTTTTAAATGAAAGGGATGAGGAACTGGGAGACTTATCCTCTCAACTATTATTAGACTTTTTTATCGAAGAACTAGCTCCGTATGTATATAATCAAGGCATTGAAGATGCTTATATATGTATAAAAGATAAAGTCGAAGATTTGTTTGCATTACAAATTATAAGGAGATAA
- a CDS encoding DUF4269 domain-containing protein, with the protein MKKLSHDFLEIEYLKSGNIKQQEVYKVLEELNIIETLDMYNPILVGTIPIEIDLPESDLDIICEVYDFVKFEELLKLIYGSYKEFDCRIREVDGIIRVVCNFIYNEWMFEIFGQAIPTVEQNAYKHMIIEHKILNVLSSKARETVISLKKNKLKTEPAFGELLNIDDDPYIFLLEMYDWTEEKLIEYLSIFI; encoded by the coding sequence TTGAAAAAACTATCTCATGATTTTTTAGAAATTGAATATTTAAAATCAGGAAATATAAAGCAACAAGAGGTATATAAGGTACTTGAGGAATTAAATATAATAGAAACATTGGATATGTATAATCCAATACTTGTAGGAACTATTCCAATAGAAATAGATCTACCTGAAAGTGATTTAGATATAATATGTGAAGTTTACGATTTTGTGAAGTTCGAAGAACTTCTGAAGCTGATATATGGAAGTTATAAGGAATTTGATTGTAGAATTAGAGAGGTTGATGGAATAATAAGGGTTGTATGCAATTTCATTTATAATGAATGGATGTTTGAAATATTTGGACAAGCTATACCGACAGTAGAGCAAAACGCTTATAAACATATGATTATAGAACATAAGATACTTAATGTTTTAAGTAGCAAAGCTAGAGAGACTGTAATTAGTTTAAAGAAAAATAAATTGAAGACAGAGCCTGCCTTTGGAGAATTATTAAATATAGATGATGATCCATATATATTTTTATTGGAGATGTACGACTGGACAGAGGAAAAACTAATAGAGTATTTGAGTATATTTATTTGA
- a CDS encoding P-loop NTPase fold protein has translation MEKLVDIISNKYKLQKTLVIGIDGLGGAGKTTIVNLLNSQLQNKNYSPVILHIDDFIHPRNIRYNETKEEWDCYYNIQWRYDYLIKEILAPIKEGLEIHKKIELYDMDNDAYALEQIEIPKGSILFLEGIFLQRKEIRKYFDYIIYLNTQKEIRLNRVINRDKYIGNSEDIKSKYERRYFPAEDKYIGECRPIENADFVLNFIKEG, from the coding sequence ATGGAAAAATTGGTAGATATAATATCAAATAAATATAAATTACAAAAAACTCTAGTTATTGGAATTGATGGTCTAGGGGGAGCTGGCAAGACCACAATTGTTAATTTGCTAAACTCACAATTGCAGAATAAAAATTATAGTCCTGTTATACTGCATATTGATGATTTTATACATCCAAGAAATATTAGATACAATGAAACTAAAGAAGAATGGGATTGTTATTATAATATTCAATGGAGATATGATTATTTAATTAAAGAAATCTTAGCACCGATTAAAGAAGGACTTGAAATTCACAAGAAGATTGAATTATACGATATGGATAATGATGCATATGCTTTGGAGCAAATAGAAATACCCAAAGGTTCAATTTTATTTTTAGAGGGAATATTTTTACAAAGAAAAGAGATAAGAAAGTACTTTGACTACATAATCTATTTAAATACACAAAAAGAGATAAGATTAAATCGTGTAATAAATAGAGACAAGTATATAGGAAACTCAGAAGATATAAAGTCAAAGTATGAAAGAAGATATTTTCCGGCAGAGGATAAATATATTGGAGAATGTAGACCTATTGAAAATGCAGACTTTGTATTAAATTTCATAAAAGAAGGATGA
- a CDS encoding GNAT family N-acetyltransferase: MDVKLIAPSKEYEKEAFEYIQEFLDYNSEINGTGGLDRYDNYDDWLLKIERDIDFNNIPEGRVPANTYFLVRISDNKIIGMINIRHKLNEFLLNEGGHIGYSVRPTERKKGYATLMLKLALQRCRELNLDKVLITCDKVNVPSAKVIHRNNGILENELYSETFSEIIQRYWIEL; encoded by the coding sequence ATGGATGTAAAATTAATAGCCCCATCAAAGGAATATGAAAAAGAGGCATTTGAATATATACAAGAATTTCTAGATTATAACTCGGAAATCAATGGAACTGGTGGACTTGATAGGTATGATAATTATGATGACTGGTTGTTGAAAATTGAAAGAGATATAGATTTTAACAATATCCCAGAGGGAAGAGTACCTGCTAATACATATTTTCTTGTAAGAATATCAGACAATAAGATTATTGGCATGATTAATATAAGACATAAGTTAAATGAATTTCTTTTAAATGAAGGTGGACATATAGGCTATTCTGTTAGACCTACTGAAAGGAAAAAGGGATATGCAACTTTAATGTTAAAATTAGCCTTGCAAAGATGTAGAGAACTAAATTTAGATAAAGTGTTAATTACTTGCGATAAAGTAAATGTTCCTTCTGCTAAGGTCATTCATAGAAACAATGGAATATTAGAAAATGAACTATATAGTGAAACCTTTTCTGAAATTATTCAACGATATTGGATTGAGTTATAA
- a CDS encoding S8/S53 family peptidase codes for MKRVLCLFMVIVTLLTGCTSSHTVQRESPEQLEYPSEQEQDEKQEQSKQEDQSEEPIKYNTMISPKSELSIVRKPEAADYTIYRPGKMLELPRYNPQLSEMWQVDLRSSDLTNLDLGENFEDLIYADFDSKTKWSDNLPDGFNHELIMELGKNPGLGLRELHEKGITGKGISIAIIDQALLVDHVEYKEQLKLYEEIHYINETRSINGPIASMHGPAVASIAVGKTVGVAPEANLYFIAETHGVYNEKREFEWDLTWVAKSIDRIVEINNIIPEGEKIRVISISLGIGEKMNGYAKVLESIEKAKQEGIYTIYVGSDPLRGLGRNPLKNPDDSASYLKGEFWKIYEYNNDDLLVPMDSRCTAGPSGNNDYAFYRQGGMSWAVPYVAGLYALACQINPSITPEVFWEIALDTGEIISLSNGDTLGNIVNPARLIEKIEKLK; via the coding sequence ATGAAAAGAGTTTTGTGTTTGTTTATGGTAATAGTGACTTTACTAACTGGATGTACATCATCACATACGGTACAAAGAGAGTCGCCAGAACAATTAGAATACCCTAGTGAACAAGAGCAAGATGAAAAACAAGAACAATCTAAACAAGAAGATCAATCAGAAGAACCTATAAAGTACAATACCATGATTTCACCAAAGAGTGAGTTAAGTATTGTGAGAAAACCTGAAGCAGCTGATTATACTATTTATAGACCTGGGAAAATGCTTGAATTGCCTAGATATAATCCACAGTTATCTGAAATGTGGCAAGTTGACTTAAGAAGTAGTGATTTAACAAACTTGGATTTAGGAGAAAACTTTGAAGACCTAATTTATGCTGATTTTGATAGTAAAACTAAATGGTCAGATAATTTGCCTGATGGATTTAATCATGAATTAATTATGGAATTAGGGAAGAACCCTGGCTTAGGGTTAAGAGAGCTACATGAAAAAGGGATTACTGGTAAAGGAATTAGTATTGCAATAATAGATCAAGCCTTGCTAGTTGATCATGTGGAATATAAAGAACAATTAAAATTGTATGAAGAGATTCACTATATAAATGAAACCAGATCAATTAACGGACCTATAGCATCAATGCATGGCCCTGCAGTTGCATCTATTGCAGTAGGTAAAACAGTTGGGGTTGCACCGGAGGCTAATCTTTATTTTATTGCAGAGACTCACGGTGTCTATAATGAAAAAAGAGAATTTGAGTGGGACCTTACATGGGTTGCAAAATCAATAGATCGTATTGTAGAAATCAATAATATTATACCTGAGGGGGAAAAAATTAGAGTCATATCAATTTCTTTAGGAATAGGCGAAAAGATGAATGGCTATGCAAAGGTCCTTGAATCTATTGAAAAAGCAAAGCAGGAAGGTATATATACCATATATGTTGGCAGTGATCCACTTAGGGGGCTTGGACGCAATCCATTAAAAAATCCAGATGATAGTGCTTCATATTTAAAAGGAGAGTTCTGGAAAATTTATGAGTATAATAATGATGATCTCTTAGTTCCTATGGATTCTAGGTGTACTGCTGGTCCTTCAGGGAACAATGATTATGCTTTTTATAGACAAGGTGGTATGAGTTGGGCAGTTCCATATGTTGCTGGATTATATGCACTAGCATGCCAAATCAATCCTAGTATAACACCAGAAGTTTTCTGGGAAATTGCACTTGACACAGGTGAAATAATATCTTTAAGCAATGGGGATACGCTTGGAAATATAGTAAATCCTGCAAGATTGATAGAAAAAATTGAGAAATTAAAATAA
- a CDS encoding class I SAM-dependent methyltransferase yields MQIGNIFENAAWLYDYDNRDNLIDDIPFYNEYALKTGGQVLELGCGTGRVALRLAESGFKVTGLDLSDSMLEIFNKKLKTSSYRDNITLVKGNMAKFDLREKFELIIAPFRAFQALTEEEDILNSLNCIKEHLSDKGLFILNVFRPNKELDEDWCYDEKIQWEAFDAKKGYNIVKKHWGDKIDTVNQIIYPHFAFEITDNAGDARRVEEHLKLKYYYYNQIVRYIEDAGLSIVEEYGWYDKSSIENGRELIFVCKKI; encoded by the coding sequence ATGCAAATAGGAAATATTTTTGAAAACGCTGCTTGGCTATATGATTATGATAATAGGGATAATTTAATAGATGATATACCTTTTTATAATGAATATGCATTAAAAACAGGGGGACAAGTGTTAGAATTAGGCTGTGGTACTGGGAGAGTAGCATTGAGGTTGGCAGAATCTGGATTTAAGGTAACAGGATTAGATTTGTCAGATTCTATGCTTGAAATTTTTAATAAAAAACTAAAAACCTCATCATATAGGGACAATATTACTTTAGTAAAGGGAAATATGGCTAAGTTTGATTTGAGAGAGAAGTTTGAACTGATTATTGCTCCTTTCAGAGCCTTTCAAGCATTAACTGAGGAGGAAGATATCCTAAATTCCTTAAATTGCATTAAAGAGCATTTATCAGATAAAGGGCTTTTTATCCTAAATGTATTTAGACCAAATAAAGAGCTAGATGAAGATTGGTGTTATGATGAGAAAATACAATGGGAAGCCTTTGATGCCAAGAAAGGATATAATATAGTAAAAAAACACTGGGGAGATAAAATAGATACAGTAAACCAAATTATCTATCCTCATTTTGCTTTTGAAATTACAGATAATGCTGGGGATGCAAGAAGAGTCGAAGAACATTTAAAATTAAAATATTATTACTATAATCAGATTGTTAGATATATAGAAGATGCAGGATTATCAATAGTGGAAGAATATGGCTGGTATGATAAGAGTAGTATTGAGAATGGCAGAGAATTGATTTTTGTATGCAAGAAAATATAG
- a CDS encoding AEC family transporter: protein MKTSAIIDSVLSLFIMILVGVYGRKKKIITSEMNKGLTDILIQIALPFMIVTSFIFTYDNNIKTNVINTFYYSLIAYIVMAASSYLLLLPVKNHKKTILHFGNVFTNTGYVGFPILNSIYGTEGVIYGSIFNMFFVIFVWTYGLILFKGNFEKKELKTEIKKVLLNPSIIAVFIGIIIMIFDIQLPGAISSSMKSIGNITGPLSMIIIGSILSNVKIRKHLRDWTIYYGITTKLIIIPIIIYFISLLVGDTSKAVNTVIIMTAMPASAMTSIFAESFDKEKEFAAFLVSATTLLSLITIPLLLKIIT, encoded by the coding sequence TTGAAAACATCAGCAATAATAGACAGTGTTTTATCACTATTTATAATGATCTTAGTGGGTGTTTACGGGAGGAAGAAAAAAATCATTACTTCAGAAATGAATAAAGGATTAACAGATATTCTCATACAGATAGCATTACCTTTCATGATTGTTACTTCTTTCATTTTTACATATGATAATAATATTAAGACCAATGTTATAAATACCTTTTATTATAGCCTAATAGCCTATATAGTAATGGCAGCTTCTTCATACTTACTCCTATTGCCTGTAAAAAATCATAAGAAAACAATACTACATTTTGGTAATGTATTTACTAATACAGGTTATGTTGGTTTTCCAATACTCAATTCTATATATGGCACAGAAGGTGTTATATATGGATCTATATTTAATATGTTTTTCGTAATATTTGTGTGGACTTACGGGCTTATATTATTCAAAGGTAATTTTGAGAAGAAGGAACTAAAGACTGAAATAAAAAAGGTCCTTCTAAATCCATCCATTATAGCAGTTTTCATAGGCATTATAATCATGATATTTGATATTCAATTGCCGGGTGCCATATCATCTAGTATGAAAAGTATAGGAAATATTACAGGTCCTTTGTCTATGATCATCATTGGGTCTATACTTTCAAATGTTAAAATAAGAAAACATTTAAGAGATTGGACAATATATTATGGGATAACTACTAAACTAATAATTATTCCAATAATTATATACTTTATATCACTGTTAGTGGGTGATACCTCAAAGGCTGTAAACACAGTAATTATAATGACTGCCATGCCTGCCTCTGCTATGACTTCAATCTTTGCTGAGAGTTTTGATAAGGAGAAGGAATTTGCAGCCTTTCTAGTGTCTGCAACCACATTATTATCTTTGATTACAATACCTCTATTATTAAAGATTATTACTTAA
- a CDS encoding DUF4309 domain-containing protein, with protein sequence MKKQIICILLICVTLLTGCLKKTTFDDYFHKTMKEMHKEEKDYAYSLIHNEFKVAHEEDAIAIFTENKDQEETLYIAYYEKQNGNWEWRQTRGTRWQSPIKWESMNKPPYIYFGAIDDNSISEMYAGDTLATMINIEGDKRCWYALSNVKDVEVRAIKKDGTKEIVEQYVVKEDIIPVTHEKNLLLELAYEGIMDGIDIAVGDSTDMIIEKWGIADESEYFMGGLYFKYDDKKTIFFTGAEIDKGEIIHDKVKCIGVFEENKEVFNVRLGMDFKQIISVLGIPTHENTPKQNEVSELLEGAWTIIYDTGEYEIVFASNQENGPVDVAYLWGKK encoded by the coding sequence GTGAAAAAGCAAATTATTTGTATACTGCTAATTTGTGTAACACTATTAACTGGCTGCTTAAAGAAGACTACATTTGATGATTATTTTCATAAAACTATGAAAGAAATGCACAAAGAGGAAAAAGATTACGCATATTCACTTATCCATAATGAATTCAAAGTTGCACATGAGGAGGATGCTATTGCTATATTTACAGAGAATAAAGACCAAGAGGAGACTCTTTATATTGCATATTATGAAAAACAAAATGGTAATTGGGAGTGGAGACAAACAAGAGGAACAAGATGGCAAAGTCCTATTAAGTGGGAGTCAATGAATAAACCACCCTATATTTATTTTGGTGCAATTGATGATAATAGTATTTCTGAAATGTACGCTGGAGATACTCTAGCAACAATGATTAATATTGAAGGGGATAAAAGGTGTTGGTATGCTCTTAGTAATGTAAAGGATGTAGAAGTAAGGGCTATAAAAAAGGATGGGACGAAAGAAATAGTAGAACAATATGTTGTAAAGGAAGATATCATTCCTGTTACTCATGAGAAAAATCTATTATTAGAGTTAGCATATGAGGGGATAATGGATGGTATAGACATCGCAGTAGGTGATTCTACTGATATGATTATTGAAAAGTGGGGAATTGCTGATGAATCAGAGTATTTTATGGGTGGATTATACTTCAAGTATGATGACAAAAAAACTATATTTTTTACTGGAGCAGAAATTGATAAGGGTGAAATAATTCATGACAAAGTAAAATGTATAGGAGTATTTGAAGAAAACAAGGAAGTCTTTAATGTAAGGCTTGGTATGGATTTCAAACAAATCATATCAGTATTAGGCATACCAACACACGAAAATACCCCTAAGCAAAATGAAGTATCAGAACTTTTGGAAGGGGCTTGGACTATTATATATGACACTGGAGAATATGAGATAGTATTTGCTTCTAATCAAGAAAATGGACCAGTAGATGTAGCTTATTTATGGGGAAAGAAGTAA
- a CDS encoding GNAT family N-acetyltransferase, with the protein MQNFVIEKSTEEESNLVDDGIYEYNLLNVPFTQEPTFISVNRVIKGLNGEVLAGINSELYCWNCLYISILWVKEDCRKEGYGSALLNAVEKIAKDKGCKLVHLDTFDFQAKDFYLKQGYEVFGVLEDCPEGHKRYYMKKNI; encoded by the coding sequence ATGCAAAATTTTGTTATTGAAAAAAGCACAGAGGAAGAATCAAATTTAGTAGATGACGGTATATATGAATACAATTTGTTAAATGTACCTTTTACTCAAGAACCAACTTTTATCTCAGTTAATCGAGTTATAAAGGGATTAAATGGAGAGGTATTAGCGGGAATCAATAGTGAATTATATTGCTGGAATTGTTTATATATAAGTATATTGTGGGTTAAGGAAGATTGTAGGAAAGAAGGGTATGGCTCTGCACTATTAAATGCAGTAGAGAAAATTGCTAAAGATAAAGGGTGTAAATTAGTCCATTTAGATACTTTTGATTTTCAAGCAAAAGATTTTTATCTTAAGCAAGGATATGAAGTTTTTGGTGTATTAGAAGATTGTCCTGAGGGACATAAAAGATATTATATGAAAAAGAATATATAG